The following proteins come from a genomic window of Deltaproteobacteria bacterium:
- the amrB gene encoding AmmeMemoRadiSam system protein B yields MRPAFFKNQWYPGNPDECRRAMDSFAQNTSPRAGTWKTLVAPHAGWTFSGDAMGQGYRWLAESNPDADLVVVFGGHRGPYGPNTVF; encoded by the coding sequence ATGCGACCAGCCTTTTTTAAAAACCAATGGTATCCCGGTAACCCAGACGAGTGCCGACGCGCCATGGACTCCTTTGCTCAGAATACTTCGCCGCGTGCTGGTACCTGGAAAACACTGGTGGCTCCACATGCCGGCTGGACCTTTTCGGGAGATGCCATGGGCCAGGGTTACCGCTGGCTTGCGGAATCAAACCCAGATGCTGATCTTGTCGTTGTATTTGGTGGCCACCGAGGTCCTTATGGCCCCAACACGGTTTTCT